A single region of the Corallococcus caeni genome encodes:
- a CDS encoding hybrid sensor histidine kinase/response regulator: MNSTEHTPERPQEAAASPRAAILMVDDHPANLLALEAILEPLGQDLVKATSGEEALKQLLQRDFAVILMDVQMPGLDGFQTAALIKQRERTRTIPIIFLTALSRDAAHVFKGYAHGAVDYLLKPFDPEILRSKVSVFVDLFLKEQQLQRQATLLRQRDREALERQSALRYRRLTEALPEPMWAARADGSLTYANRAWRDYTGHQEGYELSLSSFLQDVHPADRERMRTVWADAVVQLQNSTEEFRLRRKDGVYRWHLARAVPEHDEHGALVGWLAIATDIDDKRRAEEALARFKTTLDATLDCVLMFTPDTLTLAYANAGAAKQLSATVEELVGLSVLEVESAFDETGFRKLLAPLMSGTLPSQTYSTNHRRRDGTEVPVEVVLQYVAEGEGSGRFISVARDITERQRAETALRLASEAKDAFLAAASHELRTPLAAAKGHAHLALLKLGGQTEAGPGKSLQIINRQIDRMAKLVEDLLDISRLQAGRLSLELEPFDLSQLVLETRDRMAVLSQTHELKVEVPERLEGTWDRGRLDQVLTNLLSNAIRYSPEGGQVLVRLVAEGDSGVHLSVKDQGVGIPSEKQRIIFERFGRAHGSKYGGLGLGLTISQGIVEQHGGRIWAESTGTAGQGSTFNVWLPRRTEAQAATPTEISRTPS, translated from the coding sequence ATGAACTCCACTGAGCACACTCCGGAACGTCCCCAGGAAGCCGCCGCCTCGCCGCGCGCGGCCATCCTGATGGTGGACGACCATCCGGCCAACCTGCTGGCGCTGGAAGCCATCCTCGAGCCGTTGGGCCAGGACCTGGTGAAGGCGACCAGCGGCGAGGAGGCGCTCAAGCAGCTGTTGCAGCGCGACTTCGCGGTCATCCTGATGGACGTGCAGATGCCGGGCCTGGACGGGTTCCAGACGGCGGCGCTCATCAAGCAGCGCGAGCGCACGCGCACCATCCCCATCATCTTCCTCACCGCGCTCAGCCGTGACGCGGCGCATGTCTTCAAGGGGTACGCGCACGGCGCGGTGGACTACCTGCTCAAGCCCTTCGACCCGGAAATCCTCCGCTCGAAGGTCAGCGTCTTCGTGGACCTGTTCCTCAAGGAGCAGCAGCTCCAGCGCCAGGCCACCCTGCTGCGCCAGCGCGACCGCGAGGCCCTGGAGCGCCAGAGCGCGCTGCGCTACCGCCGGCTCACGGAGGCCCTGCCGGAGCCCATGTGGGCGGCCCGTGCGGATGGGTCGCTGACGTACGCCAACCGGGCCTGGCGCGACTACACCGGCCACCAGGAAGGGTATGAGCTGTCGCTCTCCTCCTTCCTCCAGGACGTGCACCCGGCGGACCGCGAGCGGATGCGCACGGTGTGGGCGGACGCGGTGGTGCAGCTGCAGAACAGCACGGAGGAGTTCCGGCTGCGGCGCAAGGACGGCGTCTACCGCTGGCACCTGGCGCGCGCGGTGCCGGAGCACGACGAGCACGGGGCGCTGGTGGGCTGGCTGGCCATCGCCACGGACATCGACGACAAGCGGCGCGCCGAGGAGGCGCTGGCGCGCTTCAAGACGACGCTGGACGCCACGCTGGACTGCGTCCTGATGTTCACCCCGGACACGCTCACGCTCGCGTACGCGAACGCGGGCGCGGCCAAGCAGCTGTCCGCCACGGTGGAGGAGCTGGTGGGCCTGTCGGTGCTGGAGGTGGAGAGCGCCTTCGACGAGACGGGCTTCCGCAAGCTGCTGGCGCCGCTCATGTCCGGCACGCTGCCGTCGCAGACGTACTCCACCAACCACCGCCGCCGCGACGGCACGGAGGTGCCGGTGGAGGTGGTGCTCCAGTACGTGGCGGAAGGCGAGGGCTCCGGCCGCTTCATCTCCGTGGCGCGCGACATCACGGAGCGTCAGCGCGCGGAGACGGCGCTGCGGCTGGCGAGCGAGGCGAAGGACGCGTTCCTCGCCGCCGCGAGCCACGAGCTGCGCACGCCGCTGGCCGCGGCGAAGGGCCACGCGCACCTGGCGCTGCTCAAGCTGGGCGGCCAGACGGAGGCGGGCCCCGGCAAGTCGCTGCAGATCATCAACCGGCAGATCGACCGCATGGCGAAGCTGGTGGAGGACCTGCTGGACATCAGCCGCCTGCAGGCGGGCCGGCTGTCGCTGGAGCTGGAGCCGTTTGATTTGTCGCAGCTGGTGCTGGAGACGCGGGACCGCATGGCGGTGCTGTCGCAGACGCACGAGCTGAAGGTGGAGGTCCCCGAGCGGCTGGAGGGCACGTGGGACCGCGGGCGGTTGGACCAGGTGCTGACGAACCTGCTGTCCAACGCCATCCGCTACTCGCCGGAGGGCGGCCAGGTGCTGGTGCGCCTGGTGGCGGAGGGCGACAGCGGCGTGCACCTGTCCGTGAAGGACCAGGGCGTGGGCATCCCCAGCGAGAAGCAGCGCATCATCTTCGAGCGCTTCGGCCGCGCGCACGGCAGCAAGTACGGCGGGCTGGGGCTGGGGCTCACCATCAGCCAGGGCATCGTGGAGCAGCACGGCGGCCGCATCTGGGCCGAGTCCACGGGCACCGCCGGCCAGGGCTCCACCTTCAACGTCTGGCTGCCGCGGCGCACCGAGGCCCAGGCGGCGACGCCGACGGAAATCTCGCGCACCCCGAGCTGA
- a CDS encoding HAMP domain-containing protein, whose product MDDTKVSSSSAPRKRANGRKTAGTAASQDAGLPGGRSSANVAANRLSNAAEPAPTRRAPARGRNGNSRQAADDGLRPGGPPPLQQLLAALRAVQGGDFSVRLPSGAQDVVMDEIARAFNAVVTLNSTLTHEIVRVERVVGREGRMGERVTLGDVRGDWATSVQSINALIGDLVQPTTEVARVLVAVAEGDLTQKMALEIDGQPVKGEFLRIGTTVNAMVDQLNSFAAEVTRVAKEVGTEGKLGGQADVKGVSGVWKDLTDNVNVLAGNLTAQVRNIAEVTTAVARGDLSRKITVDVKGEVLELKSTINTMVDQLNSFASEVTRVAREVGTEGKLGGQAAVSGVSGTWKDLTDNVNFMASNLTTQVRGIVKVVTAVANGDLTQKLMVPSQGEIAALGATLNNMTDTLNVFAQQVTSVARTVGVEGKLGAQAQVPGAAGTWKDLTDNVNLMASNLTSQVRNIAEVSTAVANGDLSRKITVDVKGEVLELKSTINTMVDQLRAFAAEVTRVAKEVGTDGKLGGQAAVPGVGGTWKDLTDNVNSMASNLTTQVRNIALVTTAVATGDLSKKITVDARGEILELKNTINTMVDQLNSFASEVTRVAREVGTHGKLGGQAEVKGVSGTWKDLTDNVNFMASNLTTQVRGIAKVVTAVANGDLTQRLKMEAKGEVAELADTINAMTQTLSIFAQQVTDVARTVGVEGKLGAQAVVPGVAGTWKDLTNNVNLLANNLTDQVRNIAEVTTAVAKGDLSRKITVDAKGEVLELKSTINTMVDQLRAFAAEVTRVAKEVGTDGKLGGQADVKGVSGVWKDLTDNVNSMAFNLTTQVRGIVKVVTAVADGDLSQKLVMEAKGEIAALADTINAMTQTLSVFAQQVTDVARTVGVEGKLGAQAEVPGVAGTWKDLTNNVNLLANNLTAQVRNIAEVTTAVANGDLSKKITVDAKGEVLELKSTINTMVDQLRAFAAEVTRVAKEVGTEGKLGGQADVKGVSGVWKDLTDNVNVLAGNLTDQVRNIAKVTTAVANGDLSQKITVSVKGEVLELKNTINTMVDQLRAFASEVTRVGKEVGTEGKLGGQAAVPGVAGVWKDLTDNVNVLAANLTDQVRNIAKVTTAVAYGDLSQKISVEAKGEILELKSTINTMVDQLRAFASEVTRVAKEVGTDGKLGGQAAVPGVAGTWKDLTDNVNSMASNLTSQVRNIALVTTAVANGDLSKKITVDAKGEILELKNTINTMVDQLNSFASEVTRVAREVGAEGKLGGQAEVKGVSGTWKDLTDNVNFMARNLTTQVRGIVKVVTAVANGDLKQKLVVDAKGEVAALAETINNMTDTLGIFAEQVSTVAREVGVEGKLGGQARVPGVAGTWKDLTDNVNFMASNLTTQVRGIVRVVTAVANGDLTQKLIVDAKGEVAALADTINNMTDTLGTFAEQVSTVAREVGIEGKLGGQARVPGARGTWRQLTDNVNQLAGTLTSQLRAISDVATAVTKGDLTRSITVVAEGEVAALKDNINQMIVNLRETTQKNQEQDWLKTNLAKFSGMMQGQKSLDAVSRLIMSELTPLVSAHHGAFFLSDPEGGIPSLKLTSTYAYRERKHLANRFRLGEGLVGQCALEKKTILLTRVPSDYITISSGLGESAPLNIIVLPVLFEGEVKAVIELASFHPFSAIHQIFLDQLTESIGVVLNMIMANMRTETLLSESQRLTQELQSQSRELTQQQDELKRTNIELEDKAKELADQNTRVEEKNREVELARVSLEEKAEQLTIISKYKSEFLANMSHELRTPLNSLLILAKLLSDNKDGNLSNKQVEYANTIYASGGDLLSLINEILDLSKVEAGKMQVEPRDIVLTELNQFIERSFRPVADQKGLTFQVEVLAGTPRHVRTDPQRLQQVLKNLLSNAFKFTDDGGVKLTVRLADKGMRFDHEALRRSRHVLAFAVKDTGIGIAKDKQRIIFEAFQQADGSTARKYGGTGLGLSISREIAKLLGGEIRLESEPGKGSTFTLYLPPEYQGADEDGAQGSDSAGRALGALPESHLPPASSGTATPPPLAPSPLVSEPQAHVLDAALPPQVEGSHTPVVVEDDRELIREGDRTLLIIEDDLKFARIMVQMAREKGFKALVATRGDSGLSMAHEYQPDAITLDIQLPVVDGWSVLDRLKRNPRTRHIPVHIISVMDKHLGNTQGAFGYLTKPVSKEGLERVFGQLSRFLERRERRLLVIEDDDVQRSSLTQLLSDGGDVVVTPVASGAEALQKLEENEYDCLVIDLLLPDMDGIKLVEEVKTQQRFRDLPIVVYTGRELTPKDEARLRRYTGSVILKSGAKSPDQLLSDTALFLHRLDENLPARARAALAQRNDQDAPLAGKKVLLVDDDMRNIFALTSVLENHSMQVVFAENGRAAIEMLGQHPDVDVVLMDVMMPEMDGYETMRAIRKDAKYASLPIIAVTAKALKDDREKCMAAGASDYLPKPVDTDKLLELVRLWVSA is encoded by the coding sequence GTGGACGACACCAAGGTTTCCAGCTCCTCCGCTCCCCGCAAGCGCGCCAACGGGCGCAAGACTGCAGGGACCGCAGCAAGTCAGGACGCTGGCCTGCCAGGGGGCCGCTCCTCCGCCAACGTGGCGGCCAACCGGCTGAGCAACGCCGCCGAGCCCGCGCCCACCCGCCGCGCTCCTGCTCGCGGACGCAACGGCAACAGCCGTCAGGCGGCGGATGACGGTCTGCGCCCCGGTGGCCCGCCTCCGCTCCAGCAGCTGCTGGCGGCGCTCCGGGCCGTGCAGGGCGGTGACTTCTCCGTGCGGCTGCCTTCGGGCGCGCAGGACGTGGTGATGGATGAGATCGCCCGCGCGTTCAACGCGGTGGTGACGCTCAACTCCACGCTCACCCACGAGATCGTCCGTGTGGAGCGCGTCGTCGGCCGCGAGGGCCGCATGGGCGAGCGCGTGACGCTCGGTGACGTGCGTGGCGACTGGGCCACCAGCGTCCAGTCCATCAACGCCCTCATCGGCGACCTGGTGCAGCCCACCACGGAAGTCGCCCGCGTGCTGGTGGCGGTGGCCGAAGGCGACCTCACCCAGAAGATGGCGCTGGAGATCGACGGCCAGCCCGTGAAGGGCGAGTTCCTCCGCATCGGCACCACCGTGAACGCGATGGTGGATCAGCTCAACAGCTTCGCCGCCGAAGTGACGCGCGTCGCGAAGGAGGTCGGCACCGAAGGCAAGCTGGGTGGCCAGGCCGACGTGAAGGGCGTGTCCGGCGTGTGGAAGGACCTCACGGACAACGTGAACGTCCTCGCCGGCAACCTCACCGCGCAGGTGCGAAACATCGCGGAGGTCACCACGGCGGTGGCCCGCGGTGACCTGTCCCGCAAGATCACGGTGGACGTGAAGGGCGAGGTCCTCGAACTGAAGAGCACCATCAACACGATGGTGGACCAGCTCAACAGCTTCGCCTCCGAAGTGACGCGCGTCGCGCGCGAAGTGGGTACGGAAGGAAAGCTGGGCGGTCAGGCCGCGGTGTCCGGCGTGTCCGGCACGTGGAAGGACCTCACGGACAACGTGAACTTCATGGCGTCCAACCTCACGACGCAGGTGCGCGGCATCGTGAAGGTGGTGACGGCGGTCGCCAACGGCGACCTCACCCAGAAGCTGATGGTGCCGTCGCAGGGTGAGATCGCCGCGCTGGGCGCCACGCTGAACAACATGACGGACACGCTCAACGTGTTCGCGCAGCAGGTGACCAGCGTCGCGCGCACGGTGGGCGTCGAGGGCAAGCTGGGCGCCCAGGCCCAGGTGCCCGGCGCCGCGGGGACGTGGAAGGACCTCACGGACAACGTGAACCTGATGGCGTCCAACCTCACCAGCCAGGTGCGCAACATCGCGGAGGTCTCCACCGCCGTCGCCAATGGCGACCTGTCGCGGAAGATCACCGTGGACGTGAAGGGCGAGGTGCTGGAGCTCAAGAGCACCATCAACACGATGGTGGACCAGCTCCGCGCGTTCGCCGCCGAAGTGACCCGCGTCGCGAAGGAAGTGGGTACGGACGGCAAGCTGGGTGGTCAGGCCGCGGTGCCCGGCGTCGGCGGCACGTGGAAGGACCTCACGGACAACGTGAACAGCATGGCGTCCAACCTCACCACCCAGGTGCGCAACATCGCCCTGGTGACGACGGCGGTGGCCACCGGTGACCTGTCCAAGAAGATCACCGTCGACGCGCGCGGCGAAATCCTGGAGCTGAAGAACACCATCAACACGATGGTGGATCAGCTCAACAGCTTCGCCTCCGAAGTGACCCGCGTCGCGCGCGAGGTGGGTACGCACGGCAAGCTGGGCGGTCAGGCGGAAGTGAAGGGCGTGTCCGGTACGTGGAAGGACCTTACGGACAACGTGAACTTCATGGCGTCCAACCTCACCACGCAGGTGCGCGGCATCGCCAAGGTCGTGACCGCGGTCGCCAACGGCGACCTCACCCAGCGCCTGAAGATGGAGGCCAAGGGCGAGGTGGCGGAGCTCGCGGACACCATCAACGCGATGACCCAGACGCTCTCCATCTTCGCGCAGCAGGTGACGGACGTCGCGCGCACGGTGGGCGTGGAAGGCAAGCTGGGCGCCCAGGCCGTGGTGCCGGGCGTCGCGGGCACCTGGAAGGACCTCACGAACAACGTGAACCTCCTGGCGAACAACCTCACGGACCAGGTCCGTAACATCGCCGAGGTCACGACGGCGGTCGCGAAGGGCGACCTGTCCCGCAAGATCACGGTCGATGCGAAGGGCGAGGTGCTGGAGCTCAAGAGCACCATCAACACGATGGTGGACCAGCTCCGCGCGTTCGCCGCCGAAGTGACGCGCGTCGCGAAGGAAGTGGGCACGGACGGCAAGCTGGGCGGTCAGGCCGACGTGAAGGGCGTGTCCGGCGTGTGGAAGGACCTCACGGACAACGTGAACAGCATGGCCTTCAACCTCACCACCCAGGTGCGCGGCATCGTCAAGGTGGTGACGGCGGTGGCCGACGGCGACCTGTCCCAGAAGCTGGTGATGGAAGCCAAGGGTGAGATCGCCGCGCTCGCGGACACCATCAACGCGATGACCCAGACGCTGTCCGTCTTCGCGCAGCAGGTGACGGACGTCGCGCGCACGGTGGGCGTGGAGGGCAAGCTGGGCGCCCAGGCCGAAGTGCCGGGTGTGGCCGGTACGTGGAAGGACCTCACGAACAACGTGAACCTGCTGGCCAACAACCTCACGGCCCAGGTGCGAAACATCGCGGAGGTCACGACGGCTGTCGCGAACGGCGACCTGTCCAAGAAGATCACCGTCGACGCGAAGGGCGAGGTGCTGGAGCTCAAGAGCACCATCAACACGATGGTGGACCAGCTCCGCGCGTTCGCCGCCGAAGTGACGCGCGTCGCGAAGGAAGTCGGTACGGAAGGCAAGCTGGGCGGTCAGGCGGACGTGAAGGGCGTGTCCGGCGTGTGGAAGGACCTCACGGACAACGTGAACGTCCTCGCCGGCAACCTGACGGACCAGGTGCGCAACATCGCCAAGGTGACGACGGCGGTCGCGAACGGCGACCTGTCCCAGAAGATCACCGTGAGCGTGAAGGGCGAGGTGCTGGAGCTGAAGAACACCATCAACACGATGGTGGACCAGCTCCGCGCGTTCGCGTCCGAAGTCACGCGCGTCGGCAAGGAAGTGGGTACGGAGGGCAAGCTGGGCGGCCAGGCCGCGGTGCCCGGTGTCGCGGGCGTGTGGAAGGACCTCACGGACAACGTGAACGTCCTCGCCGCGAACCTCACGGACCAGGTGCGCAACATCGCCAAGGTGACCACGGCGGTGGCCTACGGCGACCTGTCGCAGAAGATCTCCGTGGAGGCGAAGGGCGAGATCCTGGAGCTCAAGAGCACCATCAACACGATGGTGGACCAGCTCCGCGCCTTCGCTTCCGAAGTGACCCGCGTCGCGAAGGAAGTGGGTACGGACGGCAAGCTGGGTGGTCAGGCCGCGGTGCCTGGCGTCGCCGGTACGTGGAAGGACCTCACGGACAACGTGAACAGCATGGCGTCCAACCTCACCAGCCAGGTGCGCAACATCGCGCTGGTGACGACGGCGGTCGCGAACGGCGACCTGTCCAAGAAGATCACCGTCGACGCGAAGGGCGAAATCCTGGAGCTGAAGAACACCATCAACACGATGGTGGACCAGCTCAACAGCTTCGCCTCCGAAGTGACCCGCGTGGCCCGAGAGGTGGGCGCGGAAGGAAAGCTGGGCGGTCAGGCGGAAGTGAAGGGCGTGTCCGGCACGTGGAAGGACCTCACGGACAACGTGAACTTCATGGCCCGCAACCTCACGACGCAGGTGCGCGGCATCGTGAAGGTGGTGACCGCGGTCGCCAACGGCGACCTCAAGCAGAAGCTGGTGGTGGACGCGAAGGGCGAAGTGGCCGCCCTGGCGGAGACCATCAACAACATGACCGACACGCTGGGCATCTTCGCGGAGCAGGTCTCCACGGTGGCCCGCGAGGTGGGCGTGGAAGGGAAGCTGGGCGGCCAGGCCCGCGTGCCCGGTGTGGCCGGCACGTGGAAGGACCTCACGGACAACGTGAACTTCATGGCGTCCAACCTCACCACCCAGGTGCGCGGCATCGTGCGCGTGGTGACGGCGGTGGCCAACGGCGACCTGACCCAGAAGCTCATCGTGGACGCGAAGGGCGAAGTGGCGGCGCTCGCGGACACCATCAACAACATGACCGACACGCTGGGCACCTTCGCGGAGCAGGTCTCCACGGTGGCCCGCGAGGTGGGTATCGAAGGAAAGCTGGGCGGCCAGGCCCGCGTGCCCGGTGCGCGCGGCACGTGGCGGCAGCTGACGGACAACGTGAACCAGCTGGCCGGTACGCTCACCAGCCAGCTGCGCGCCATCTCCGACGTGGCCACCGCCGTGACCAAGGGCGACCTGACCCGCAGCATCACGGTCGTCGCCGAAGGCGAGGTCGCGGCGCTGAAGGACAACATCAACCAGATGATCGTCAACCTGCGTGAAACGACGCAGAAGAACCAGGAGCAGGACTGGCTCAAGACGAACCTGGCGAAGTTCAGCGGCATGATGCAGGGCCAGAAGTCCCTGGACGCCGTCAGCCGCCTCATCATGAGCGAGCTGACCCCGCTGGTGTCCGCGCACCACGGCGCCTTCTTCCTCTCCGACCCCGAGGGCGGCATCCCGTCCCTCAAGCTCACCAGCACCTACGCGTACCGGGAGCGCAAGCACCTGGCGAACCGCTTCCGGCTGGGTGAGGGGCTCGTCGGCCAGTGCGCGCTGGAGAAGAAGACCATCCTCCTCACGCGCGTGCCGTCGGACTACATCACCATCTCCTCCGGCCTGGGCGAGTCCGCGCCGCTCAACATCATCGTCCTGCCCGTCCTCTTCGAGGGCGAGGTGAAGGCGGTCATCGAGCTGGCCTCGTTCCACCCGTTCAGCGCCATCCATCAAATCTTCCTGGATCAGCTGACGGAGAGCATCGGCGTGGTGCTCAACATGATCATGGCGAACATGCGCACGGAGACGCTGCTCTCCGAGTCGCAGCGCCTGACCCAGGAGCTCCAGAGCCAGTCGCGCGAGCTGACCCAGCAGCAGGACGAGCTCAAGCGCACCAACATCGAGCTGGAGGACAAGGCGAAGGAGCTGGCGGACCAGAACACCCGCGTGGAGGAGAAGAACCGCGAGGTGGAGCTGGCGCGCGTCAGCCTGGAGGAGAAGGCGGAGCAGCTCACCATCATCTCCAAGTACAAGAGCGAGTTCCTGGCCAACATGAGCCACGAGCTGCGCACGCCGCTCAACTCGCTGCTCATCCTGGCCAAGCTCCTGTCCGACAACAAGGACGGGAACCTGTCCAACAAGCAGGTCGAGTACGCCAACACCATCTACGCGTCCGGCGGGGACCTGCTCAGCCTCATCAACGAGATCCTCGACCTGTCCAAGGTGGAGGCGGGCAAGATGCAGGTGGAGCCCCGGGACATCGTCCTCACGGAGCTCAACCAGTTCATCGAGCGCAGCTTCCGCCCGGTGGCGGACCAGAAGGGCCTCACCTTCCAGGTGGAGGTGCTGGCCGGAACGCCGCGCCACGTGCGCACGGATCCGCAGCGGCTGCAGCAGGTGCTCAAGAACCTGCTCTCCAACGCCTTCAAGTTCACCGACGACGGCGGCGTGAAGCTCACCGTGCGCCTGGCGGACAAGGGCATGCGCTTCGACCACGAGGCGCTGCGCCGCTCGCGCCACGTGCTGGCCTTCGCCGTGAAGGACACCGGCATCGGCATCGCCAAGGACAAGCAGCGCATCATCTTCGAGGCGTTCCAGCAGGCGGACGGCTCCACCGCGCGCAAGTACGGCGGCACGGGCCTGGGCCTGTCCATCAGCCGTGAAATCGCCAAGCTGCTGGGCGGCGAAATCCGCCTGGAGAGCGAGCCGGGCAAGGGCAGCACCTTCACCCTCTACCTGCCCCCGGAGTACCAGGGCGCGGACGAGGACGGCGCGCAGGGCAGTGACTCGGCTGGCCGCGCGCTGGGGGCCCTGCCGGAATCGCACCTGCCCCCGGCCTCGTCCGGCACCGCCACGCCGCCGCCCCTCGCGCCGTCGCCCCTGGTGTCGGAGCCGCAGGCCCACGTGCTGGATGCCGCGTTGCCTCCGCAGGTGGAGGGCTCCCACACGCCCGTCGTGGTGGAGGACGACCGCGAGCTCATCCGCGAGGGTGACCGCACGCTGCTCATCATCGAGGACGACCTGAAGTTCGCCCGCATCATGGTGCAGATGGCGCGCGAGAAGGGCTTCAAGGCCCTGGTCGCCACGCGCGGCGACAGCGGCCTGTCCATGGCGCACGAGTACCAGCCGGACGCCATCACCCTGGACATCCAGCTGCCCGTGGTGGATGGCTGGAGCGTGCTGGACCGCCTCAAGCGCAACCCGCGCACGCGCCACATCCCCGTCCACATCATCAGCGTGATGGACAAGCACCTGGGCAACACCCAGGGCGCGTTCGGCTACCTCACCAAGCCCGTGAGCAAGGAGGGCCTGGAGCGCGTCTTCGGCCAGCTGTCGCGCTTCCTGGAGCGCCGGGAGCGCCGCCTGCTCGTCATTGAAGACGACGACGTGCAGCGCAGCAGCCTCACCCAGCTGCTCAGCGACGGCGGCGACGTCGTCGTCACCCCGGTGGCGTCCGGCGCGGAGGCCCTCCAGAAGCTGGAGGAGAACGAGTACGACTGCCTCGTCATCGACCTCCTGTTGCCCGACATGGACGGCATCAAGCTGGTGGAGGAGGTAAAGACGCAGCAGCGCTTCCGCGACCTGCCCATCGTCGTCTACACCGGCCGTGAATTGACGCCCAAGGACGAGGCCCGGCTGCGCCGCTACACCGGCAGCGTCATCCTGAAGAGCGGCGCGAAGAGCCCGGACCAGCTGCTCAGCGACACGGCGCTCTTCCTGCACCGCCTGGACGAGAACCTCCCGGCGCGCGCGCGCGCGGCCCTGGCGCAGCGCAACGACCAGGACGCTCCGCTGGCGGGCAAGAAGGTGCTCCTGGTGGATGACGACATGCGCAACATCTTCGCGCTCACCAGCGTGCTGGAAAATCACAGCATGCAGGTCGTCTTCGCGGAGAACGGGCGGGCCGCCATCGAGATGCTCGGCCAGCACCCCGACGTGGACGTCGTGCTGATGGACGTGATGATGCCGGAGATGGATGGCTATGAAACCATGCGTGCCATCCGCAAGGACGCCAAGTACGCCAGCCTGCCCATCATCGCCGTCACCGCGAAGGCGCTGAAGGACGACCGCGAGAAGTGCATGGCCGCCGGCGCGAGTGACTACCTGCCCAAGCCGGTGGACACCGACAAGCTGTTGGAATTGGTCCGGTTGTGGGTGAGTGCTTGA